One window from the genome of Salvia miltiorrhiza cultivar Shanhuang (shh) chromosome 7, IMPLAD_Smil_shh, whole genome shotgun sequence encodes:
- the LOC130993621 gene encoding uncharacterized protein LOC130993621, whose protein sequence is MYRHHHLHPFPCLHCQPHTYIRMVHNLIERCLLLHMDRDECVKALAEHARIQPLVTITVWKELLKENKDFFQSYFRSLSPRPYSSGYVQRAPRFGRRNQWKYITRRR, encoded by the exons ATGTATCGTCATCACCATCTTCACCCTTTTCCTTGTTTGCATTGCCAACCTCACACCTACATTAGAATG GTTCACAATCTGATAGAGAGGTGCTTGCTGCTCCATATGGATAGAGATGAATGTGTGAAGGCCTTGGCTGAGCATGCTCGTATTCAACCTCTCGTAACTATCACAG TATGGAAAGAGTTGCTGAAAGAGAACAAGGACTTCTTCCAATCATACTTCCGATCTCTATCTCCTAGGCCATACTCAA GTGGATATGTTCAAAGGGCACCGAGATTTGGAAGAAGAAACCAGTGGAAATATATAACTAGACGACGATGA
- the LOC130993622 gene encoding axial regulator YABBY 5-like has translation MLTLHDLQEQICYVKCCFCNTILLLNLIYFVRVSVPWSSLAMVVRIRCGHCDNIFSLNMLHLFPSLHQMQPDLEVCDEKVADEEEEDEDYVWCNQVIHKPPEKKQRAPTAYNHFIKYEIRRLKLQHPNITHKQAFSAAAKNWAHCPQSEYRDGEVYGCDEGDRDMVMQWTVDDEVHFLGNAFHETKALRQCGCTTTPF, from the exons atgttgacaTTGCATGATCTGCAGGAGCAAATTTGCTATGTGAAGTGCTGCTTTTGCAATACCATCTTACTT CTTAACCTGATATATTTTGTGCGGGTTAGCGTTCCTTGGAGCAGCTTAGCAATGGTGGTGAGAATCAGATGCGGCCACTGTGATAACATCTTCTCTCTCAACATGCTTCACCTCTTTCCTTCACTCCACCAAATG CAGCCAGATTTGGAAGTGTGTGATGAGAAGGTGGCCGacgaagaagaggaagacgaAGATTATGTTTGGTGCAACCAAGTTATCCACAAAC CACCGGAGAAGAAGCAACGTGCTCCGACTGCTTACAATCACTTCATCAAGTACGAAATCAGGAGGCTGAAGCTCCAGCATCCCAACATCACTCACAAGCAAGCTTTTAGTGCTGCTGCCAAAAAT TGGGCGCATTGCCCACAAAGTGAGTATAGAGATGGAGAAGTCTATGGCTGTGATGAAGGAGACAGAGATATGGTTATGCAATGGACTGTCGATGATGAG GTGCATTTTCTTGGCAATGCTTTCCATGAAACTAAGGCATTAAGGCAATGTGGTTGCACCACAACACCTTTCTAA
- the LOC130993623 gene encoding uncharacterized protein LOC130993623 isoform X5 yields MTTINYIFSARSSFYFLIEGVFGSDNGKTIAAVMADDTTTPSYWLNWRFLVCAVWVVVAMVLAAFLIWRHEGRREDEHEAAGCLYGDEVWGTCSKSIHPIWLLAYRLLAFSALLALLLANLITSGSVKYYFYTEWTFTLVTFYFGLGSSLSIHGSLRCRHEVEPDRDSYISTSAEHGSYVPPQLGEHEDMPSQTRSSNCRDEPNCRTAASIFGYILQIVFQMSAGAVMLTDSVFWLVLYPSLIARGYRLSFRFPFFRMAYFVLWTCMFVLFQWIIHVCVSIRWPYPFMDLSSPYAPLWYLGIGLLAFLCYGICFFIFRVKQCYLSR; encoded by the exons ATGACCACAATTAATTACATATTCTCTGCTCGATCTTCTTTCTATTTTCTTATCGAGGGAGTCTTTGGTTCAGATAATGGAAAAACAATCGCT GCAGTTATGGCTGATGATACAACAACTCCGAGTTATTGGTTGAACTGGAGATTCTTGGTGTGTGCAGTATGGGTTGTGGTAGCCATGGTGTTAGCTGCATTCCTAATATGGAGACATGAAGGGCGTAGGGAAGATGAGCATGAGGCAGCAGGGTGCTTGTATGGTGATGAAGTCTGGGGGACGTGCTCGAAATCAATCCATCCCATTTGGTTGCTTGCTTATAGGCTACTTGCTTTCTCTGCCCTGCTTGCGCTACTTCTAGCTAATCTAATCACCAGTGGTTctgtaaaatattatttttacactGA GTGGACGTTTACTTTGGTCACTTTTTATTTTGGG CTTGGTTCTTCACTCTCGATTCATGGCTCTCTGCGTTGCCGCCATGAAGTTGAACCGGATAGGGATAGTTATATATCGACCAGTGCAGAGCATGGCTCTTATGTACCGCCCCAACTTGGGGAGCATGAAGATATGCCCAGCCAAACTAGAAGCTCAAATTGTCGTGACGAACCTAATTGCAGAACTGCTGCATCCATATTCGGCTATATCTTGCAAATAGTATTTCAG ATGTCTGCTGGGGCTGTGATGCTCACTGATTCTGTCTTTTGGTTGGTACTCTATCCATCTCTCATCGCCAGAGGTTACAGATTAAGTTTT AGATTTCCCTTCTTCCGCATGGCGTATTTTGTTTTATGGACGTGCATGTTCGTCCTTTTCCAGTGGATTATCCATGTCTGTGTATCAATTAG ATGGCCCTATCCATTCATGGACTTGTCGTCTCCGTACGCTCCTCTGTG GTATTTAGGCATCGGCCTTCTGGCCTTTCTCTGTTACGGAATATGTTTTTTCATATTCAGAGTAAAACagtgttatttatcaagataa
- the LOC130993623 gene encoding uncharacterized protein LOC130993623 isoform X1, giving the protein MTTINYIFSARSSFYFLIEGVFGSDNGKTIAAVMADDTTTPSYWLNWRFLVCAVWVVVAMVLAAFLIWRHEGRREDEHEAAGCLYGDEVWGTCSKSIHPIWLLAYRLLAFSALLALLLANLITSGSVKYYFYTEWTFTLVTFYFGLGSSLSIHGSLRCRHEVEPDRDSYISTSAEHGSYVPPQLGEHEDMPSQTRSSNCRDEPNCRTAASIFGYILQIVFQMSAGAVMLTDSVFWLVLYPSLIARGYRLSFLIVCKHSVNAIFLLGDAILNRLRFPFFRMAYFVLWTCMFVLFQWIIHVCVSIRWPYPFMDLSSPYAPLWYLGIGLLAFLCYGICFFIFRVKQCYLSR; this is encoded by the exons ATGACCACAATTAATTACATATTCTCTGCTCGATCTTCTTTCTATTTTCTTATCGAGGGAGTCTTTGGTTCAGATAATGGAAAAACAATCGCT GCAGTTATGGCTGATGATACAACAACTCCGAGTTATTGGTTGAACTGGAGATTCTTGGTGTGTGCAGTATGGGTTGTGGTAGCCATGGTGTTAGCTGCATTCCTAATATGGAGACATGAAGGGCGTAGGGAAGATGAGCATGAGGCAGCAGGGTGCTTGTATGGTGATGAAGTCTGGGGGACGTGCTCGAAATCAATCCATCCCATTTGGTTGCTTGCTTATAGGCTACTTGCTTTCTCTGCCCTGCTTGCGCTACTTCTAGCTAATCTAATCACCAGTGGTTctgtaaaatattatttttacactGA GTGGACGTTTACTTTGGTCACTTTTTATTTTGGG CTTGGTTCTTCACTCTCGATTCATGGCTCTCTGCGTTGCCGCCATGAAGTTGAACCGGATAGGGATAGTTATATATCGACCAGTGCAGAGCATGGCTCTTATGTACCGCCCCAACTTGGGGAGCATGAAGATATGCCCAGCCAAACTAGAAGCTCAAATTGTCGTGACGAACCTAATTGCAGAACTGCTGCATCCATATTCGGCTATATCTTGCAAATAGTATTTCAG ATGTCTGCTGGGGCTGTGATGCTCACTGATTCTGTCTTTTGGTTGGTACTCTATCCATCTCTCATCGCCAGAGGTTACAGATTAAGTTTT CTAATTGTCTGTAAGCATTCTGTCAACGCCATCTTTCTCCTTGGTGATGCAATTTTGAATCGCCTG AGATTTCCCTTCTTCCGCATGGCGTATTTTGTTTTATGGACGTGCATGTTCGTCCTTTTCCAGTGGATTATCCATGTCTGTGTATCAATTAG ATGGCCCTATCCATTCATGGACTTGTCGTCTCCGTACGCTCCTCTGTG GTATTTAGGCATCGGCCTTCTGGCCTTTCTCTGTTACGGAATATGTTTTTTCATATTCAGAGTAAAACagtgttatttatcaagataa
- the LOC130993623 gene encoding uncharacterized protein LOC130993623 isoform X4 — translation MLNTQSISGFTQKKREIMADDTTTPSYWLNWRFLVCAVWVVVAMVLAAFLIWRHEGRREDEHEAAGCLYGDEVWGTCSKSIHPIWLLAYRLLAFSALLALLLANLITSGSVKYYFYTEWTFTLVTFYFGLGSSLSIHGSLRCRHEVEPDRDSYISTSAEHGSYVPPQLGEHEDMPSQTRSSNCRDEPNCRTAASIFGYILQIVFQMSAGAVMLTDSVFWLVLYPSLIARGYRLSFLIVCKHSVNAIFLLGDAILNRLRFPFFRMAYFVLWTCMFVLFQWIIHVCVSIRWPYPFMDLSSPYAPLWYLGIGLLAFLCYGICFFIFRVKQCYLSR, via the exons ATGCTCAACACTCAATCAATCTCCGGATTTACCCAAAAGAAAAGGGAAA TTATGGCTGATGATACAACAACTCCGAGTTATTGGTTGAACTGGAGATTCTTGGTGTGTGCAGTATGGGTTGTGGTAGCCATGGTGTTAGCTGCATTCCTAATATGGAGACATGAAGGGCGTAGGGAAGATGAGCATGAGGCAGCAGGGTGCTTGTATGGTGATGAAGTCTGGGGGACGTGCTCGAAATCAATCCATCCCATTTGGTTGCTTGCTTATAGGCTACTTGCTTTCTCTGCCCTGCTTGCGCTACTTCTAGCTAATCTAATCACCAGTGGTTctgtaaaatattatttttacactGA GTGGACGTTTACTTTGGTCACTTTTTATTTTGGG CTTGGTTCTTCACTCTCGATTCATGGCTCTCTGCGTTGCCGCCATGAAGTTGAACCGGATAGGGATAGTTATATATCGACCAGTGCAGAGCATGGCTCTTATGTACCGCCCCAACTTGGGGAGCATGAAGATATGCCCAGCCAAACTAGAAGCTCAAATTGTCGTGACGAACCTAATTGCAGAACTGCTGCATCCATATTCGGCTATATCTTGCAAATAGTATTTCAG ATGTCTGCTGGGGCTGTGATGCTCACTGATTCTGTCTTTTGGTTGGTACTCTATCCATCTCTCATCGCCAGAGGTTACAGATTAAGTTTT CTAATTGTCTGTAAGCATTCTGTCAACGCCATCTTTCTCCTTGGTGATGCAATTTTGAATCGCCTG AGATTTCCCTTCTTCCGCATGGCGTATTTTGTTTTATGGACGTGCATGTTCGTCCTTTTCCAGTGGATTATCCATGTCTGTGTATCAATTAG ATGGCCCTATCCATTCATGGACTTGTCGTCTCCGTACGCTCCTCTGTG GTATTTAGGCATCGGCCTTCTGGCCTTTCTCTGTTACGGAATATGTTTTTTCATATTCAGAGTAAAACagtgttatttatcaagataa
- the LOC130993623 gene encoding uncharacterized protein LOC130993623 isoform X2, whose protein sequence is MDLSWSSNFDFHFLVYFLGTFLHDVMADDTTTPSYWLNWRFLVCAVWVVVAMVLAAFLIWRHEGRREDEHEAAGCLYGDEVWGTCSKSIHPIWLLAYRLLAFSALLALLLANLITSGSVKYYFYTEWTFTLVTFYFGLGSSLSIHGSLRCRHEVEPDRDSYISTSAEHGSYVPPQLGEHEDMPSQTRSSNCRDEPNCRTAASIFGYILQIVFQMSAGAVMLTDSVFWLVLYPSLIARGYRLSFLIVCKHSVNAIFLLGDAILNRLRFPFFRMAYFVLWTCMFVLFQWIIHVCVSIRWPYPFMDLSSPYAPLWYLGIGLLAFLCYGICFFIFRVKQCYLSR, encoded by the exons ATGGATTTGTCGTGGAGCTCTAACTTTGATTTtcattttctagtttattttcTTGGTACTTTCTTACATGATG TTATGGCTGATGATACAACAACTCCGAGTTATTGGTTGAACTGGAGATTCTTGGTGTGTGCAGTATGGGTTGTGGTAGCCATGGTGTTAGCTGCATTCCTAATATGGAGACATGAAGGGCGTAGGGAAGATGAGCATGAGGCAGCAGGGTGCTTGTATGGTGATGAAGTCTGGGGGACGTGCTCGAAATCAATCCATCCCATTTGGTTGCTTGCTTATAGGCTACTTGCTTTCTCTGCCCTGCTTGCGCTACTTCTAGCTAATCTAATCACCAGTGGTTctgtaaaatattatttttacactGA GTGGACGTTTACTTTGGTCACTTTTTATTTTGGG CTTGGTTCTTCACTCTCGATTCATGGCTCTCTGCGTTGCCGCCATGAAGTTGAACCGGATAGGGATAGTTATATATCGACCAGTGCAGAGCATGGCTCTTATGTACCGCCCCAACTTGGGGAGCATGAAGATATGCCCAGCCAAACTAGAAGCTCAAATTGTCGTGACGAACCTAATTGCAGAACTGCTGCATCCATATTCGGCTATATCTTGCAAATAGTATTTCAG ATGTCTGCTGGGGCTGTGATGCTCACTGATTCTGTCTTTTGGTTGGTACTCTATCCATCTCTCATCGCCAGAGGTTACAGATTAAGTTTT CTAATTGTCTGTAAGCATTCTGTCAACGCCATCTTTCTCCTTGGTGATGCAATTTTGAATCGCCTG AGATTTCCCTTCTTCCGCATGGCGTATTTTGTTTTATGGACGTGCATGTTCGTCCTTTTCCAGTGGATTATCCATGTCTGTGTATCAATTAG ATGGCCCTATCCATTCATGGACTTGTCGTCTCCGTACGCTCCTCTGTG GTATTTAGGCATCGGCCTTCTGGCCTTTCTCTGTTACGGAATATGTTTTTTCATATTCAGAGTAAAACagtgttatttatcaagataa
- the LOC130993623 gene encoding uncharacterized protein LOC130993623 isoform X3, translating into MDLSWSSNFDFHFLVYFLVMADDTTTPSYWLNWRFLVCAVWVVVAMVLAAFLIWRHEGRREDEHEAAGCLYGDEVWGTCSKSIHPIWLLAYRLLAFSALLALLLANLITSGSVKYYFYTEWTFTLVTFYFGLGSSLSIHGSLRCRHEVEPDRDSYISTSAEHGSYVPPQLGEHEDMPSQTRSSNCRDEPNCRTAASIFGYILQIVFQMSAGAVMLTDSVFWLVLYPSLIARGYRLSFLIVCKHSVNAIFLLGDAILNRLRFPFFRMAYFVLWTCMFVLFQWIIHVCVSIRWPYPFMDLSSPYAPLWYLGIGLLAFLCYGICFFIFRVKQCYLSR; encoded by the exons ATGGATTTGTCGTGGAGCTCTAACTTTGATTTtcattttctagtttattttcTTG TTATGGCTGATGATACAACAACTCCGAGTTATTGGTTGAACTGGAGATTCTTGGTGTGTGCAGTATGGGTTGTGGTAGCCATGGTGTTAGCTGCATTCCTAATATGGAGACATGAAGGGCGTAGGGAAGATGAGCATGAGGCAGCAGGGTGCTTGTATGGTGATGAAGTCTGGGGGACGTGCTCGAAATCAATCCATCCCATTTGGTTGCTTGCTTATAGGCTACTTGCTTTCTCTGCCCTGCTTGCGCTACTTCTAGCTAATCTAATCACCAGTGGTTctgtaaaatattatttttacactGA GTGGACGTTTACTTTGGTCACTTTTTATTTTGGG CTTGGTTCTTCACTCTCGATTCATGGCTCTCTGCGTTGCCGCCATGAAGTTGAACCGGATAGGGATAGTTATATATCGACCAGTGCAGAGCATGGCTCTTATGTACCGCCCCAACTTGGGGAGCATGAAGATATGCCCAGCCAAACTAGAAGCTCAAATTGTCGTGACGAACCTAATTGCAGAACTGCTGCATCCATATTCGGCTATATCTTGCAAATAGTATTTCAG ATGTCTGCTGGGGCTGTGATGCTCACTGATTCTGTCTTTTGGTTGGTACTCTATCCATCTCTCATCGCCAGAGGTTACAGATTAAGTTTT CTAATTGTCTGTAAGCATTCTGTCAACGCCATCTTTCTCCTTGGTGATGCAATTTTGAATCGCCTG AGATTTCCCTTCTTCCGCATGGCGTATTTTGTTTTATGGACGTGCATGTTCGTCCTTTTCCAGTGGATTATCCATGTCTGTGTATCAATTAG ATGGCCCTATCCATTCATGGACTTGTCGTCTCCGTACGCTCCTCTGTG GTATTTAGGCATCGGCCTTCTGGCCTTTCTCTGTTACGGAATATGTTTTTTCATATTCAGAGTAAAACagtgttatttatcaagataa
- the LOC130993623 gene encoding uncharacterized protein LOC130993623 isoform X8 — translation MDLSWSSNFDFHFLVYFLVMADDTTTPSYWLNWRFLVCAVWVVVAMVLAAFLIWRHEGRREDEHEAAGCLYGDEVWGTCSKSIHPIWLLAYRLLAFSALLALLLANLITSGSVKYYFYTEWTFTLVTFYFGLGSSLSIHGSLRCRHEVEPDRDSYISTSAEHGSYVPPQLGEHEDMPSQTRSSNCRDEPNCRTAASIFGYILQIVFQMSAGAVMLTDSVFWLVLYPSLIARGYRLSFRFPFFRMAYFVLWTCMFVLFQWIIHVCVSIRWPYPFMDLSSPYAPLWYLGIGLLAFLCYGICFFIFRVKQCYLSR, via the exons ATGGATTTGTCGTGGAGCTCTAACTTTGATTTtcattttctagtttattttcTTG TTATGGCTGATGATACAACAACTCCGAGTTATTGGTTGAACTGGAGATTCTTGGTGTGTGCAGTATGGGTTGTGGTAGCCATGGTGTTAGCTGCATTCCTAATATGGAGACATGAAGGGCGTAGGGAAGATGAGCATGAGGCAGCAGGGTGCTTGTATGGTGATGAAGTCTGGGGGACGTGCTCGAAATCAATCCATCCCATTTGGTTGCTTGCTTATAGGCTACTTGCTTTCTCTGCCCTGCTTGCGCTACTTCTAGCTAATCTAATCACCAGTGGTTctgtaaaatattatttttacactGA GTGGACGTTTACTTTGGTCACTTTTTATTTTGGG CTTGGTTCTTCACTCTCGATTCATGGCTCTCTGCGTTGCCGCCATGAAGTTGAACCGGATAGGGATAGTTATATATCGACCAGTGCAGAGCATGGCTCTTATGTACCGCCCCAACTTGGGGAGCATGAAGATATGCCCAGCCAAACTAGAAGCTCAAATTGTCGTGACGAACCTAATTGCAGAACTGCTGCATCCATATTCGGCTATATCTTGCAAATAGTATTTCAG ATGTCTGCTGGGGCTGTGATGCTCACTGATTCTGTCTTTTGGTTGGTACTCTATCCATCTCTCATCGCCAGAGGTTACAGATTAAGTTTT AGATTTCCCTTCTTCCGCATGGCGTATTTTGTTTTATGGACGTGCATGTTCGTCCTTTTCCAGTGGATTATCCATGTCTGTGTATCAATTAG ATGGCCCTATCCATTCATGGACTTGTCGTCTCCGTACGCTCCTCTGTG GTATTTAGGCATCGGCCTTCTGGCCTTTCTCTGTTACGGAATATGTTTTTTCATATTCAGAGTAAAACagtgttatttatcaagataa
- the LOC130993623 gene encoding uncharacterized protein LOC130993623 isoform X6, whose translation MDLSWSSNFDFHFLVYFLGTFLHDVMADDTTTPSYWLNWRFLVCAVWVVVAMVLAAFLIWRHEGRREDEHEAAGCLYGDEVWGTCSKSIHPIWLLAYRLLAFSALLALLLANLITSGSVKYYFYTEWTFTLVTFYFGLGSSLSIHGSLRCRHEVEPDRDSYISTSAEHGSYVPPQLGEHEDMPSQTRSSNCRDEPNCRTAASIFGYILQIVFQMSAGAVMLTDSVFWLVLYPSLIARGYRLSFRFPFFRMAYFVLWTCMFVLFQWIIHVCVSIRWPYPFMDLSSPYAPLWYLGIGLLAFLCYGICFFIFRVKQCYLSR comes from the exons ATGGATTTGTCGTGGAGCTCTAACTTTGATTTtcattttctagtttattttcTTGGTACTTTCTTACATGATG TTATGGCTGATGATACAACAACTCCGAGTTATTGGTTGAACTGGAGATTCTTGGTGTGTGCAGTATGGGTTGTGGTAGCCATGGTGTTAGCTGCATTCCTAATATGGAGACATGAAGGGCGTAGGGAAGATGAGCATGAGGCAGCAGGGTGCTTGTATGGTGATGAAGTCTGGGGGACGTGCTCGAAATCAATCCATCCCATTTGGTTGCTTGCTTATAGGCTACTTGCTTTCTCTGCCCTGCTTGCGCTACTTCTAGCTAATCTAATCACCAGTGGTTctgtaaaatattatttttacactGA GTGGACGTTTACTTTGGTCACTTTTTATTTTGGG CTTGGTTCTTCACTCTCGATTCATGGCTCTCTGCGTTGCCGCCATGAAGTTGAACCGGATAGGGATAGTTATATATCGACCAGTGCAGAGCATGGCTCTTATGTACCGCCCCAACTTGGGGAGCATGAAGATATGCCCAGCCAAACTAGAAGCTCAAATTGTCGTGACGAACCTAATTGCAGAACTGCTGCATCCATATTCGGCTATATCTTGCAAATAGTATTTCAG ATGTCTGCTGGGGCTGTGATGCTCACTGATTCTGTCTTTTGGTTGGTACTCTATCCATCTCTCATCGCCAGAGGTTACAGATTAAGTTTT AGATTTCCCTTCTTCCGCATGGCGTATTTTGTTTTATGGACGTGCATGTTCGTCCTTTTCCAGTGGATTATCCATGTCTGTGTATCAATTAG ATGGCCCTATCCATTCATGGACTTGTCGTCTCCGTACGCTCCTCTGTG GTATTTAGGCATCGGCCTTCTGGCCTTTCTCTGTTACGGAATATGTTTTTTCATATTCAGAGTAAAACagtgttatttatcaagataa
- the LOC130993623 gene encoding uncharacterized protein LOC130993623 isoform X7, protein MADDTTTPSYWLNWRFLVCAVWVVVAMVLAAFLIWRHEGRREDEHEAAGCLYGDEVWGTCSKSIHPIWLLAYRLLAFSALLALLLANLITSGSVKYYFYTEWTFTLVTFYFGLGSSLSIHGSLRCRHEVEPDRDSYISTSAEHGSYVPPQLGEHEDMPSQTRSSNCRDEPNCRTAASIFGYILQIVFQMSAGAVMLTDSVFWLVLYPSLIARGYRLSFLIVCKHSVNAIFLLGDAILNRLRFPFFRMAYFVLWTCMFVLFQWIIHVCVSIRWPYPFMDLSSPYAPLWYLGIGLLAFLCYGICFFIFRVKQCYLSR, encoded by the exons ATGGCTGATGATACAACAACTCCGAGTTATTGGTTGAACTGGAGATTCTTGGTGTGTGCAGTATGGGTTGTGGTAGCCATGGTGTTAGCTGCATTCCTAATATGGAGACATGAAGGGCGTAGGGAAGATGAGCATGAGGCAGCAGGGTGCTTGTATGGTGATGAAGTCTGGGGGACGTGCTCGAAATCAATCCATCCCATTTGGTTGCTTGCTTATAGGCTACTTGCTTTCTCTGCCCTGCTTGCGCTACTTCTAGCTAATCTAATCACCAGTGGTTctgtaaaatattatttttacactGA GTGGACGTTTACTTTGGTCACTTTTTATTTTGGG CTTGGTTCTTCACTCTCGATTCATGGCTCTCTGCGTTGCCGCCATGAAGTTGAACCGGATAGGGATAGTTATATATCGACCAGTGCAGAGCATGGCTCTTATGTACCGCCCCAACTTGGGGAGCATGAAGATATGCCCAGCCAAACTAGAAGCTCAAATTGTCGTGACGAACCTAATTGCAGAACTGCTGCATCCATATTCGGCTATATCTTGCAAATAGTATTTCAG ATGTCTGCTGGGGCTGTGATGCTCACTGATTCTGTCTTTTGGTTGGTACTCTATCCATCTCTCATCGCCAGAGGTTACAGATTAAGTTTT CTAATTGTCTGTAAGCATTCTGTCAACGCCATCTTTCTCCTTGGTGATGCAATTTTGAATCGCCTG AGATTTCCCTTCTTCCGCATGGCGTATTTTGTTTTATGGACGTGCATGTTCGTCCTTTTCCAGTGGATTATCCATGTCTGTGTATCAATTAG ATGGCCCTATCCATTCATGGACTTGTCGTCTCCGTACGCTCCTCTGTG GTATTTAGGCATCGGCCTTCTGGCCTTTCTCTGTTACGGAATATGTTTTTTCATATTCAGAGTAAAACagtgttatttatcaagataa